A section of the Oryza sativa Japonica Group chromosome 1, ASM3414082v1 genome encodes:
- the LOC9270895 gene encoding cyclin-dependent protein kinase inhibitor SMR4 encodes MESKAEALAAAAAAAAAAASAASTGGGHACGGWETPKREECRIPATLPCPAAPRKAVPDFGKRRGPPKNGYFQPPDLEALFALAPRRQASSCA; translated from the coding sequence ATGGAGAGCAAAGCAGAGGCGTTggctgcggcggctgcggcggcggccgcggcagcaTCGGCGGCTTCTACCGGAGGAGGACACGCGTGCGGCGGATGGGagacgccgaagcgggaggagtgCCGCATCCCGGCGACGCTGCCCTGCCCCGCGGCGCCGAGGAAGGCCGTGCCGGACTTCGGGAAGAGGCGCGGCCCGCCCAAGAACGGCTACTTCCAGCCCCCCGACCTCGAGGCCCTCTTCGcgctcgcgccgcgccgccaggCCTCCTCGTGCGCTTGA
- the LOC9269325 gene encoding LOW QUALITY PROTEIN: putative laccase-5 (The sequence of the model RefSeq protein was modified relative to this genomic sequence to represent the inferred CDS: substituted 1 base at 1 genomic stop codon) — protein MGTPRGLRNAGSSSSACRFLAAFAVLLALPTLTAGLTRHYTFNVQMTNVTRLCVTKSIPTVNGQFPGPKLVVREGDRLVVKVHNHMNYNVSFHWHGILQLRNGWADGPSYITQCPIQGGGSYVYDFTVTGQRGTLWWHAHFSWLRVHLYGPLVILPKRGEGFPFPRPYKELPPIMFGEWFNADTEAVINQALQTGAGPNISDAYTFNGLPGPTYNCSSKDTYKVKVQPGRTYLLRLINSALNDELFFGIANHTLTVVEADANYVKPFTAKTLVISPGQTMNLLLTTAPNPGSPVYAMAIAPYTNTQGTFDNTTAVAVLEYAPTRASATGNNNLPLPPLPRYNDTNAVANFSSKFRSLATARYPARVPRAVDRHVLFTVGLGTDPCPSNQTCQGPNGTKFAASINNNSFVRPRVALLEAHCQRRYAGVLMANFPTAPPHPFNXTGTPPNNTFVTHGTRVVPLAFNTSVELVLQGTSIQGAESHPLHMHGFNFFVVGQGFGNYDPVNDPANYNLVDPVERNTVSVPTGGWVAVRFLADNPGVWLMHCHFDVHLSWGLSMAWLVNDGPLPSQKMLPPPSDLPKC, from the exons ATGGGCACTCCCCGTGGCCTACGAAAtgccggctcctcctcctccgcatgCCGCTTCCTCGCCGCCTTTGCCGTCCTCCTCGCCTTGCCGACGCTCACCGCCGGCCTTACCCGTCACTACACGTTCAAT GTGCAAATGACGAACGTGACGCGGCTGTGCGTGACCAAGAGCATCCCGACGGTGAACGGGCAGTTCCCGGGGCCGAAGCTGGTGGTCAGGGAAGGCGATCGCCTCGTGGTCAAGGTGCACAACCACATGAACTACAACGTCTCGTTCCACTG GCACGGGATCCTGCAGCTGCGGAACGGGTGGGCGGACGGGCCGTCGTACATCACGCAGTGCCCGATCCAGGGCGGGGGCAGCTACGTGTACGACTTCACCGTCACCGGGCAGCGCGGCACGCTGTGGTGGCACGCCCACTTCTCCTGGCTTCGCGTGCACCTCTACGGCCCTCTCGTCATCCTCCCCAAGCGCGGCGAGGGCTTCCCGTTCCCTCGCCCCTACAAGGAGCTGCCTCCCATCATGTTCG GTGAGTGGTTCAATGCGGATACGGAGGCTGTCATCAACCAGGCCCTGCAGACGGGAGCAGGCCCTAATATCTCCGACGCCTACACTTTCAATGGGCTTCCTGGCCCGACTTATAACTGCTCGTCCAAAG ACACGTACAAGGTGAAGGTGCAGCCAGGGAGGACGTACCTGCTCCGGCTGATCAACTCGGCGCTCAACGACGAGCTCTTCTTCGGCATCGCCAACCACACGCTCACCGTCGTCGAGGCGGACGCCAACTACGTCAAGCCGTTCACCGCCAAGACGCTCGTCATCTCGCCGGGGCAGACCATGAACTTGCTCCTCACCACGGCGCCCAACCCGGGTTCCCCGGTCTACGCCATGGCCATCGCGCCATACACCAACACGCAGGGCACGTTCGACAACACCACCGCCGTGGCCGTCCTCGAGTACGCCCCGACTCGAGCGAGCGCCACCGGAAACAACAACCTCCCCTTGCCGCCCCTGCCGCGGTACAACGACACCAACGCGGTGGCCAACTTCTCGAGCAAGTTCCGCAGCCTCGCGACCGCGCGGTACCCGGCGCGCGTGCCGCGGGCCGTCGACCGCCACGTGCTCTTCACCGTCGGCCTCGGCACGGACCCGTGCCCGTCCAACCAGACGTGCCAGGGCCCGAACGGCACCAAGTTCGCCGCGTCCATCAACAACAACTCCTTCGTCCGCCCCAGGGTGGCGCTCCTGGAGGCGCACTGCCAGCGCCGGTACGCCGGCGTGCTGATGGCCAACttccccaccgcgccgccgcacccgtTCAACTAAACCGGCACGCCGCCCAACAACACGTTCGTGACGCACGGCACGAGGGTGGTGCCGCTCGCGTTCAACACGTCGGTGGAGCTGGTGCTGCAGGGCACGAGCATCCAGGGCGCCGAGAGCCACCCCTTGCACATGCACGGCTTCAACTTCTTCGTCGTCGGCCAAGGGTTCGGCAACTACGACCCCGTGAACGACCCGGCCAACTACAAcctcgtcgaccccgtcgagcGCAACACCGTCAGCGTGCCCACCGGCGGATGGGTCGCCGTTCGGTTCCTCGCCGACAATCCCG GGGTGTGGCTCATGCACTGTCACTTCGACGTGCACTTGAGCTGGGGCCTGTCCATGGCGTGGCTGGTCAACGACGGCCCTCTGCCGAGTCAGAAgatgttgccgccgccgtcggatcTTCCCAAGTGCTGA
- the LOC107281110 gene encoding aspartic proteinase CDR1-like, giving the protein MSECQERRAGSPAGRHPRPRGGVGSVKFGGSTATAGSFPADGLVGLGGGAVSLVMQLGGAASLGRRFSYCLVPHSVNTSSALNFGALANVTEPGAASTPLVAGDVDTYYTVVLDSVKVGNKTVASAASLRIIVDSGTTLTFLDTALMGPLVDELSRRCSRRMGCCICATRWPGGRWKPERESQITSINISRSPSCSDNHSTYVERIVRYRNAKISCVTPANCK; this is encoded by the exons ATGTCAGAGTGCCAG GAGCGCCGCGCGGgctcccccgccggccgccacccacGACCACGAGGCGGCGTGGGCAGCGTCAAGTTCGGCGGCTCCACCGCGACGGCCGGCTCGTTCCCGGCCGACGGGCTAGtcgggctcggcggcggcgcggtctcCCTCGTGATGCAGCTCGGTGGCGCGGCGTCGCTCGGCCGAAGATTCTCCTACTGCCTCGTCCCGCACTCCGTCAACACTTCATCGGCGCTCAACTTCGGCGCCCTCGCCAATGTCACCGAGCCCGGCGCGGCGAGcacgccgctcgtcgccggggaCGTGGACACGTACTACACCGTGGTCCTCGACTCCGTCAAGGTCGGCAACAAGACCGTGGCATCGGCGGCGAGTTTGCGCATCATCGTGGACTCCGGTACGACGCTGACATTCCTCGACACAGCTCTGATGGGACCACTCGTCGACGAGCTCTCCCGCCGGTGCAGTCGCCGGATGGGCTGCTGCATCTGTGCTACGAGGTGGCCGGGCGGGAGGTGGAAGCCAGAGAGAGAATCACAAATCACATCGATAAACATCTCTAGAAGTCCATCTTGTTCAGATAATCACAGTACTTATGTAGAAAGGATAGTAAGATACAGAAATGCAAAAATAAGCTGTGTTACTCCTGCAAATTGCAAGTGA